One Pseudonocardia sediminis DNA window includes the following coding sequences:
- a CDS encoding cation acetate symporter encodes MTGAAVVALVLVTVLIGARGVAAMRTTSDFLVASRQTSPLLNAAAVSGEYLSAASFLGVAGLVIKEGTGALWYPVGFTAGYLLMLALVAAPMRRTGALTVPGFAEARLGSPRLRRFSAIVVVVIAGLYLVPQFVAAGQLLTLVSDVPYWVGVVVAGAAVSITLALGGMRAATYVQAFQFVLKLLLFAGPAIWLLIVAGPELRGQMAAPPEFTTFTRDTDVDFRLDTTLVLPSPLAVVVDGEPRALGAGPHPATADTVWTFPAGAPVPYVAGAAEDLPVPGSAAWGVPLLGTGSDSPLLATWSVLVATALGTMGLPHIIVRFHTAPDGRAARRTAAITVGLLGTFYLFPIVYGLLGTVLTPELYLSEGTDTAVVMLPGRVAGDGLASSIVTALLAAGAFAAFLATSLGLLLALAGALAHDLMPSGLRRLRLSALAAAAVVVTAALFASRVDVSAAVTSSFAVAASTFCPLLVLGIWWRRLTARGALAGMTAGLLGSLGAMALAAVPGSPVPAGGTVALLLSQPALWSVPLAFVIMISVSLTDHAPPWAEATMLRLHLADRR; translated from the coding sequence GTGACCGGCGCCGCCGTCGTCGCACTGGTGCTCGTCACCGTGCTGATCGGTGCACGCGGCGTGGCCGCGATGCGGACGACGTCGGACTTCCTGGTCGCCTCGCGGCAGACGTCGCCGCTGCTCAACGCGGCCGCCGTGTCCGGGGAGTACCTGTCCGCGGCGTCGTTCCTGGGCGTCGCCGGGCTGGTCATCAAGGAGGGCACCGGCGCGCTCTGGTACCCGGTCGGCTTCACCGCCGGTTACCTGCTGATGCTCGCGCTGGTCGCGGCGCCGATGCGGCGTACCGGAGCGCTGACCGTGCCCGGGTTCGCCGAGGCCCGGCTCGGCTCGCCGCGGCTGCGCCGGTTCAGCGCGATCGTCGTCGTCGTGATCGCCGGGCTCTACCTGGTGCCGCAGTTCGTGGCCGCCGGGCAGCTGCTCACGCTCGTCTCGGACGTGCCGTACTGGGTCGGCGTGGTCGTCGCCGGGGCCGCGGTGTCGATCACCCTGGCGCTGGGCGGGATGCGCGCGGCCACCTACGTCCAGGCGTTCCAGTTCGTGCTCAAGCTCCTGCTCTTCGCCGGTCCGGCGATCTGGCTGCTGATCGTGGCCGGGCCGGAGCTGCGCGGGCAGATGGCCGCGCCGCCGGAATTCACGACGTTCACCCGCGACACCGACGTCGACTTCCGCCTGGACACGACGCTGGTGCTCCCGTCCCCGCTGGCCGTCGTCGTCGACGGCGAGCCGCGCGCCCTGGGCGCCGGGCCGCACCCCGCCACCGCCGACACGGTCTGGACGTTCCCGGCCGGGGCCCCGGTCCCCTACGTGGCCGGAGCGGCCGAGGACCTGCCGGTGCCGGGCAGCGCCGCCTGGGGGGTGCCGCTGCTGGGCACCGGGAGCGACTCCCCGCTGCTGGCGACCTGGTCGGTCCTGGTGGCCACCGCGCTGGGCACGATGGGCCTGCCGCACATCATCGTCCGCTTCCACACCGCACCGGACGGGCGCGCAGCCCGCCGGACCGCGGCGATCACGGTCGGCCTGCTCGGCACGTTCTACCTGTTCCCGATCGTCTACGGGCTGCTCGGCACCGTCCTGACCCCGGAGCTCTACCTCTCCGAGGGCACCGACACCGCGGTGGTGATGCTGCCCGGACGGGTCGCCGGGGACGGGCTCGCGTCGTCGATCGTGACGGCGCTGCTGGCCGCCGGGGCGTTCGCGGCGTTCCTGGCCACCTCGCTCGGGCTGCTCCTCGCGCTGGCCGGGGCGCTCGCGCACGACCTGATGCCCTCGGGCCTGCGCCGGCTGCGCCTGTCCGCGCTGGCCGCCGCCGCGGTGGTCGTCACCGCGGCGTTGTTCGCCTCGCGGGTCGACGTCAGCGCGGCCGTCACGTCGTCGTTCGCGGTGGCGGCCTCGACGTTCTGCCCGCTGCTGGTGCTCGGCATCTGGTGGCGGCGGCTCACCGCGCGCGGGGCCCTGGCCGGGATGACGGCGGGGCTGCTCGGCTCGCTCGGCGCGATGGCACTGGCGGCCGTTCCGGGGTCACCGGTCCCCGCGGGGGGTACGGTCGCCCTGCTGCTGTCCCAGCCCGCGCTGTGGTCGGTACCGCTCGCGTTCGTGATCATGATCTCGGTGTCACTGACCGATCACGCTCCGCCATGGGCGGAGGCTACGATGCTCCGGCTGCACCTCGCAGACCGGCGTTAG
- a CDS encoding LytR/AlgR family response regulator transcription factor, with protein MSPSDPGAAPLRVLAVDDVAPALDELCAMLGDSPDVGEVARAGDAVAALRLLPTGRFDAVFLDITMPGMNGLELARVLSAMAEPPEVVFVTAFEEHALAAYGLGAVDYLLKPVGQDRLTEALARVRRLGGSRGPRPAPAAPAAPPARPAPPAPRVDELAVVPVELGGRTRYLRRDDVRFVEAHGDYVRLTTPSGSHLVRIPLSRLEEHWSPHEFVRVHRSYLLALPAVVELRSDAGGGLLAHTDAGDVPVSRRHARELRELLLDAAARGTLGSHVSGGPHTGGPAGQPAGGHPGADR; from the coding sequence GTGAGCCCGTCCGATCCGGGTGCCGCGCCGCTGCGCGTGCTCGCCGTCGACGACGTCGCCCCCGCCCTCGACGAGCTGTGCGCGATGCTCGGCGACTCCCCCGACGTCGGTGAGGTCGCCCGCGCCGGGGACGCCGTCGCCGCGCTGCGGCTGCTGCCGACCGGACGCTTCGACGCGGTGTTCCTCGACATCACGATGCCCGGGATGAACGGCCTGGAGCTGGCCCGGGTGCTCTCGGCGATGGCCGAGCCGCCGGAGGTCGTGTTCGTGACGGCGTTCGAGGAGCACGCGCTGGCCGCCTACGGGCTGGGCGCGGTGGACTACCTGCTCAAGCCGGTCGGGCAGGACCGGCTCACCGAGGCGCTGGCCCGGGTCCGGCGGCTCGGCGGATCGCGCGGGCCCCGCCCGGCGCCCGCGGCACCGGCCGCTCCCCCGGCGCGGCCCGCGCCCCCGGCGCCGCGGGTGGACGAGCTCGCGGTGGTCCCGGTCGAGCTCGGCGGGCGCACCCGCTACCTGCGCCGCGACGACGTCCGGTTCGTGGAGGCGCACGGCGACTACGTGCGGCTGACCACGCCGTCCGGGTCGCACCTGGTGCGGATCCCGCTGTCGCGGCTGGAGGAGCACTGGTCGCCGCACGAGTTCGTCCGGGTACACCGCAGCTACCTGCTCGCGCTGCCCGCCGTCGTCGAGCTGCGCAGCGACGCCGGCGGCGGGCTGCTCGCCCACACCGACGCCGGTGACGTGCCGGTCAGCCGTCGCCATGCCCGTGAGCTGCGGGAGCTGCTGCTCGACGCCGCCGCCCGCGGCACCCTGGGCTCGCACGTCTCCGGCGGGCCGCACACCGGCGGGCCCGCCGGGCAACCCGCCGGCGGGCACCCCGGAGCGGACCGGTGA
- a CDS encoding histidine kinase codes for MDVLDAGVAITTGLADGPAGDGAPAALHRLGTLVGATAVGLTGPDGPPAWWGPGQDDGTELAARAAATGRRATDRDRVALPLRVAGAPGGVLVLGGPVSSGTARRAAAWVTDALERAHLQAGAAEADRARLRTLRAEISPHFVYNALTTIASFVRSDPARARDLLQSFAEFTRHSLAARGDYTTLAGEFRSVEAYLTLARAVLGDRLKVQVRVAPEVLPVPIPVLALQPLVENAVQHGVERAEGGGTVLVSGEAEGGVCVIAVEDDGPGMAPEHARAVLAGTAEGAGLALVNVDRRLRAVYGAGHGLVVETAEGAGTRIVLRIPRFQPGVVVP; via the coding sequence ATGGACGTCCTCGACGCCGGCGTCGCGATCACCACGGGGCTCGCCGACGGACCCGCCGGCGACGGCGCCCCCGCCGCCCTGCACAGGCTGGGCACCCTCGTCGGGGCCACCGCGGTGGGGCTCACCGGCCCGGACGGGCCACCGGCCTGGTGGGGTCCCGGACAGGACGACGGCACCGAGCTCGCTGCCCGCGCCGCCGCGACCGGGCGCCGGGCCACCGACCGCGACCGGGTCGCGCTGCCGCTGCGGGTGGCCGGCGCACCGGGCGGGGTGCTGGTGCTCGGCGGGCCGGTCTCGTCGGGCACCGCGCGCCGCGCCGCGGCCTGGGTCACCGACGCCCTGGAACGCGCGCACCTGCAGGCCGGGGCCGCCGAGGCCGACCGCGCCCGGCTGCGCACGCTGCGCGCGGAGATCTCCCCGCACTTCGTCTACAACGCCCTGACCACGATCGCCTCGTTCGTGCGCTCCGACCCGGCCCGGGCCCGCGACCTGCTGCAGAGCTTCGCCGAGTTCACCCGGCACTCGCTGGCCGCCCGCGGCGACTACACGACGCTGGCCGGGGAGTTCCGCTCCGTCGAGGCGTACCTGACGCTGGCCCGCGCGGTGCTCGGCGACCGCCTGAAGGTGCAGGTCCGGGTCGCGCCGGAGGTGCTGCCGGTACCGATCCCGGTGCTCGCGCTGCAGCCGCTGGTGGAGAACGCCGTGCAGCACGGCGTCGAGCGCGCCGAGGGCGGCGGCACCGTCCTCGTCAGCGGCGAGGCCGAGGGCGGGGTCTGCGTGATCGCCGTCGAGGACGACGGCCCGGGGATGGCGCCCGAGCACGCCCGCGCGGTGCTGGCCGGGACCGCCGAGGGGGCGGGGCTGGCGCTGGTGAACGTGGACCGGCGGCTGCGCGCCGTCTACGGGGCGGGGCACGGCCTCGTCGTCGAGACGGCGGAGGGCGCCGGCACCCGGATCGTGCTGCGGATCCCCCGCTTCCAGCCCGGGGTGGTGGTCCCGTGA
- a CDS encoding saccharopine dehydrogenase family protein has protein sequence MTVRIVLLGATGYTGARVAESLVARGATPVLAGRSRGKLDALSARLGGLETAVADVGDPASVRSLVGAGDVLVSTVGPFTRFGGAAVDAAVAAGAVYLDSTGEPPFIRRVFEQYGPAAERSGAALLTAFGNDYVPGVLAGALAVRDARRAGTPARVDVGYFISGGGGGQPFSRGTLNSLVGVAAEPVYAWRDGELRSEAAGVRMRTFDVNGRPRPGVTIGGAEQFALPRFEPGLRVVDVYLGWFGQASGVVHAASGLTPWLSRVPALGRAVTGLAGLAAGRASEAPDAENLARSTSHFVAEAFDDAGTLLARTRLVSPDAYAITADLLAWGATRAAEHGVRGTGALDPVCAFGLDELTAGAATAGIVETGAGNGSDSGATPGPTGR, from the coding sequence ATGACGGTACGGATCGTCCTGCTGGGAGCCACCGGATACACCGGCGCCCGGGTGGCGGAGTCGCTGGTCGCACGTGGAGCAACGCCGGTACTGGCCGGGCGCAGCCGGGGGAAGCTCGACGCCCTGTCCGCCCGCCTCGGCGGCCTGGAGACGGCGGTCGCCGACGTCGGTGACCCGGCGTCGGTCCGGTCCCTGGTCGGGGCGGGGGACGTGCTGGTCAGCACGGTCGGGCCGTTCACCCGGTTCGGCGGGGCGGCCGTCGACGCCGCGGTCGCGGCCGGTGCCGTCTACCTCGACTCCACCGGCGAGCCGCCGTTCATCCGCCGGGTCTTCGAGCAGTACGGCCCGGCCGCGGAACGCTCCGGCGCGGCGCTGCTCACCGCCTTCGGCAACGACTACGTCCCCGGCGTGCTGGCCGGAGCCCTCGCCGTACGGGACGCCCGCAGGGCCGGGACCCCGGCGCGGGTCGACGTCGGCTACTTCATCTCGGGCGGTGGAGGCGGCCAGCCGTTCTCCCGCGGCACCCTGAACTCGCTGGTGGGGGTCGCGGCCGAGCCCGTCTACGCCTGGCGCGACGGCGAGCTGCGCAGCGAGGCCGCCGGCGTCCGGATGCGGACGTTCGACGTCAACGGCCGTCCGCGCCCGGGCGTGACCATCGGTGGTGCCGAGCAGTTCGCGCTGCCGCGGTTCGAGCCGGGCCTGCGGGTCGTCGACGTCTACCTCGGCTGGTTCGGCCAGGCCAGCGGCGTCGTGCACGCCGCCAGCGGCCTCACCCCGTGGCTGTCCCGGGTGCCCGCGCTCGGCAGGGCGGTCACCGGGCTGGCGGGGCTCGCGGCCGGGCGGGCGTCCGAGGCGCCGGACGCGGAGAACCTGGCGCGCAGCACGTCGCACTTCGTCGCCGAGGCCTTCGACGACGCGGGCACCCTGCTCGCCCGCACCCGGCTCGTCTCCCCGGACGCCTACGCGATCACCGCCGACCTGCTGGCCTGGGGCGCGACCCGCGCCGCGGAGCACGGAGTGCGCGGGACCGGCGCGCTGGACCCGGTGTGCGCCTTCGGTCTGGACGAGCTCACGGCCGGGGCGGCGACCGCGGGCATCGTGGAGACGGGAGCCGGCAACGGTTCGGACTCGGGTGCCACGCCCGGACCGACCGGGCGTTAG
- a CDS encoding potassium channel family protein, producing the protein MPDQRAGPVRSLVNRLVIALGALGATTLIVYFGRDGYLDNNGAGPISLLDALYYATVSLSTTGYGDIVPVSPVARGINILVVTPLRVLFLIVLVGTTVELLTERSRQSFRIQRWRSRVREHTVVVGYGTKGRAAVETMLGDGVDPEKIVVVDTDRARLDVASGLGLVTVSGNATRSQVLRIAGVHQATTLIVALDRDDTAVLVTLTARELSETAAIVAAVRESENVHLLRQSGANSVIVSDETAGRLLGVATRSPAVVEVVEDLLTPDAGFAISQRSVEPNEVGGSPRHLPDIVLGVVRGDTLHRVDAPTVDSLERGDQLLYVRRASPVEDD; encoded by the coding sequence ATGCCCGACCAGCGGGCCGGGCCGGTCCGCTCGCTGGTCAACCGCCTCGTCATCGCGCTCGGCGCGCTCGGGGCCACCACCCTGATCGTCTACTTCGGGCGTGACGGCTACCTGGACAACAACGGTGCCGGGCCGATCTCGTTGCTCGACGCTCTCTACTACGCGACGGTGTCGCTGTCCACGACCGGGTACGGCGACATCGTCCCGGTCTCCCCGGTGGCCCGCGGGATCAACATCCTGGTCGTCACCCCGTTGCGGGTCCTGTTCCTGATCGTCCTCGTCGGTACGACCGTGGAGCTGCTCACCGAGCGCTCCCGGCAGTCGTTCCGGATCCAGCGTTGGAGGTCGCGCGTGCGCGAGCACACCGTCGTCGTCGGCTACGGCACGAAGGGCCGGGCCGCCGTGGAGACGATGCTCGGCGACGGGGTGGACCCCGAGAAGATCGTCGTGGTCGACACCGACCGGGCCCGGCTCGACGTGGCGTCCGGGCTGGGGCTGGTCACCGTCTCCGGCAACGCCACCCGCTCGCAGGTCCTGCGGATCGCCGGCGTGCACCAGGCGACGACGTTGATCGTCGCCCTGGACCGCGACGACACCGCGGTCCTGGTCACGCTCACCGCCCGCGAGCTGTCCGAGACCGCGGCGATCGTGGCCGCGGTGCGGGAGTCGGAGAACGTGCACCTGCTGCGCCAGTCCGGCGCCAACTCAGTGATCGTCTCCGACGAGACGGCCGGTCGCCTGCTCGGCGTCGCGACGCGGTCCCCGGCCGTCGTCGAGGTCGTGGAGGACCTGCTGACCCCGGACGCCGGGTTCGCGATCAGCCAGCGCTCGGTGGAGCCGAACGAGGTGGGCGGCTCGCCGCGGCACCTGCCCGACATCGTGCTCGGCGTCGTCCGCGGCGACACCCTGCACCGGGTGGACGCACCGACCGTCGACTCCCTCGAGCGCGGGGACCAGCTGCTCTACGTGCGCCGCGCCTCCCCGGTCGAGGACGACTGA
- a CDS encoding transketolase, whose protein sequence is MTTTRRPYDDLAGLMTRMTGDEKHDHSATSTLDVLWVLYDRVLRIDPRAPDDPDRDRFLLSKGHGPMAYYAVLAAAGFLDDAQLDTFGEWDSRLGHHPDRVLVPGVEIGSGSLGHGLGLAVGTALGLRATGRDARTVVLVGDAELDEGSNIEAVQYAGRAGLDRLSAVVIDNASASQGWPGGIAARFAVEGWSTTDVDGRDHDALYRAFTSDPPGDRPHAVVAHVEPKES, encoded by the coding sequence ATGACGACCACGAGACGCCCCTACGACGACCTCGCCGGCCTGATGACCCGGATGACCGGCGACGAGAAGCACGACCACAGCGCGACGTCCACACTCGACGTCCTGTGGGTGCTCTACGACCGAGTGCTGCGGATCGACCCGCGGGCACCGGACGACCCGGACCGCGACCGGTTCCTGCTGTCCAAGGGCCACGGCCCGATGGCCTACTACGCGGTGCTCGCCGCGGCCGGGTTCCTCGACGACGCGCAGCTGGACACGTTCGGCGAGTGGGACTCGCGCCTCGGGCACCACCCGGACCGGGTGCTGGTGCCCGGTGTGGAGATCGGCTCCGGCTCGCTCGGGCACGGCCTCGGCCTGGCCGTGGGCACCGCGCTGGGGCTGCGGGCCACCGGGCGCGACGCGCGCACCGTCGTCCTGGTCGGTGACGCCGAGCTCGACGAGGGCTCGAACATCGAGGCCGTCCAGTACGCCGGACGGGCCGGGCTGGACCGGCTCTCCGCGGTGGTGATCGACAACGCGTCGGCCTCGCAGGGCTGGCCGGGCGGGATCGCCGCCCGCTTCGCCGTCGAGGGCTGGTCGACGACCGACGTCGACGGTCGCGACCACGACGCCCTGTACCGCGCGTTCACGAGCGATCCTCCCGGCGACCGGCCGCACGCCGTCGTCGCCCATGTCGAGCCGAAGGAGTCCTGA
- a CDS encoding transketolase family protein — protein MSTATIEQTDAHLDDGPPPDARDRFYGLLPELVAADPRVAVVLAEIGASYLDPEKVAPVRDRVINLGIREQLLISTAGGLALAGLRPIVHTFAPFLLERPYEQVKLDLGHQDVGAVLVSAGGSYGWPAGGETHFGQRDVALLDTLSGWTVHVPGHADEAEEMLRDALRRDDRIYIRLDGLSNAAPGPVDGRMSVLRRGSRGTVVAVGPMADRTLAAVDGLDVTVLYASTVRPFDAGTLRRTLGAPDVVLVEPYLRDTSTAEVSRALGGIRHRTLGLGVGPDELRRYGTREQHDAAHGIDVEGIRRSVIDFLHP, from the coding sequence ATGAGCACCGCGACCATCGAACAGACCGACGCGCACCTCGACGACGGCCCGCCGCCGGACGCGCGGGACCGGTTCTACGGCCTGCTGCCCGAGCTCGTCGCCGCCGACCCGCGGGTCGCGGTGGTGCTGGCCGAGATCGGCGCCTCCTACCTGGACCCGGAGAAGGTCGCGCCGGTGCGCGACCGCGTGATCAACCTGGGGATCCGGGAGCAGCTGCTGATCTCGACGGCCGGCGGGCTCGCCCTGGCCGGGCTGCGCCCGATCGTCCACACGTTCGCGCCGTTCCTGCTGGAGCGCCCGTACGAGCAGGTCAAGCTCGATCTGGGGCACCAGGACGTCGGCGCGGTGCTGGTCTCGGCCGGCGGGTCCTACGGCTGGCCGGCCGGCGGCGAGACGCACTTCGGGCAGCGCGATGTCGCCCTGCTGGACACGTTGTCCGGCTGGACGGTGCACGTGCCCGGGCACGCCGACGAGGCCGAGGAGATGCTGCGCGACGCGCTACGCCGCGACGACCGGATCTACATCCGGCTCGACGGGCTCTCCAACGCCGCCCCCGGACCGGTCGACGGGAGGATGTCGGTGCTGCGACGGGGGAGCCGCGGCACGGTCGTCGCGGTCGGGCCGATGGCCGACCGCACGCTCGCCGCCGTCGACGGCCTCGACGTCACCGTGCTCTACGCCTCGACGGTCCGCCCGTTCGACGCCGGGACGCTGCGCCGCACGCTGGGCGCACCGGACGTCGTGCTGGTCGAGCCGTACCTGCGCGACACCTCCACCGCGGAGGTCTCCCGGGCGCTGGGCGGGATCCGGCACCGCACGCTGGGCCTCGGCGTCGGGCCGGACGAGCTGCGTCGCTACGGCACCCGCGAGCAGCACGACGCCGCGCACGGCATCGACGTCGAGGGCATCCGCCGCTCGGTCATCGACTTCCTGCACCCGTGA
- a CDS encoding sensor histidine kinase, giving the protein MTSLPDGFRRAARTRTETLRAGSLRTVSLRRRVTASSLLVLAAVLLAVGVLTDVLVAAQTRSDLQSRLEGRAATAVQLAGQGVRGAELVRRVDGPGVRVTLTTTTGAVYTSSGQGVGPGPDRDGPPSRRGGNGAGGDGPNGGGASGGGREADRVVRATLADGSVIVLSADSDQISSAQQRLRRILLALGVAGLVAAGLVTLLTTRLALAPLDDMTGLARSITRGDRGARLAPARTDTELGRAAAAFDDMLDELEGAESTARASEARTRQFVADAAHELRTPLAGVRAAAEAALDPELPAADRDRLHLLLLRDTQRAARLVDDLLALARIDAGIELHPVPVDLLDLARGEVERAGLLAPGLDVRATGDAVLVPGDPQRLGQVLANLLDNARRHTPDGGTITVAVTGPGSVTVTDTGAGVPEADRERIFERLVRLDDARSADAGGAGLGLAIARGIARAHGGELTCVDPPPGAGAAFRLTLPAGPS; this is encoded by the coding sequence GTGACGTCGCTCCCGGACGGGTTCCGGCGCGCGGCGCGTACCCGGACCGAGACCCTGCGCGCCGGGTCGTTGCGGACCGTGTCGCTGCGCCGCCGGGTCACCGCGTCCAGCCTGCTGGTGCTGGCGGCGGTGCTCCTGGCGGTCGGCGTGCTGACCGACGTCCTGGTCGCCGCGCAGACCCGGTCGGACCTGCAGTCCCGGCTGGAGGGACGGGCGGCGACGGCCGTGCAGCTGGCCGGGCAGGGCGTCCGCGGTGCGGAGCTGGTCCGACGCGTCGACGGGCCCGGCGTACGCGTCACGCTGACGACGACCACCGGCGCGGTCTACACCTCGTCCGGGCAGGGCGTCGGCCCCGGACCGGACCGCGACGGCCCGCCCTCGCGGCGCGGCGGGAACGGTGCCGGCGGGGACGGCCCGAACGGAGGCGGGGCGAGCGGGGGCGGCCGGGAGGCCGACCGGGTGGTGCGGGCGACCCTGGCCGACGGCTCCGTGATCGTCCTGAGCGCCGACTCCGACCAGATCTCGTCGGCCCAGCAGCGGCTGCGCCGGATCCTGCTCGCGCTCGGTGTGGCCGGACTGGTCGCGGCCGGGCTGGTCACGCTGCTCACCACACGGCTCGCACTCGCTCCGCTGGACGACATGACCGGGCTGGCCCGCTCGATCACCCGCGGCGACCGCGGCGCCCGGCTCGCCCCCGCCCGCACCGACACCGAGCTGGGCCGCGCCGCCGCCGCGTTCGACGACATGCTCGACGAGCTGGAGGGCGCCGAGTCGACCGCGCGGGCGTCCGAGGCGCGGACCCGGCAGTTCGTTGCCGACGCCGCGCACGAGCTGCGCACGCCGCTGGCCGGCGTGCGTGCCGCCGCCGAGGCCGCGCTCGACCCGGAGCTCCCGGCCGCCGACCGCGACCGGCTGCACCTGTTGCTGCTGCGCGACACCCAGCGCGCCGCCCGCCTCGTCGACGACCTGCTGGCGCTGGCCCGGATCGACGCCGGCATCGAGCTGCACCCGGTGCCGGTGGACCTGCTTGACCTCGCCCGCGGCGAGGTCGAGCGGGCCGGGCTGCTCGCGCCGGGTCTGGACGTGCGGGCCACCGGTGACGCGGTCCTCGTCCCCGGTGACCCGCAACGTCTCGGCCAGGTACTGGCCAACCTGCTCGACAACGCCCGCCGCCACACCCCCGACGGCGGCACGATCACCGTCGCGGTGACCGGGCCCGGCTCGGTGACCGTGACCGACACCGGCGCGGGCGTGCCCGAGGCCGACCGGGAGCGGATCTTCGAACGCCTCGTCCGGCTCGACGACGCCCGCTCCGCCGACGCCGGCGGCGCCGGTCTCGGGCTCGCCATCGCCCGCGGCATCGCCCGTGCGCACGGCGGGGAGCTGACCTGCGTCGACCCTCCGCCGGGCGCCGGGGCCGCGTTCCGCCTCACTCTCCCGGCCGGCCCCTCGTGA
- a CDS encoding response regulator transcription factor, producing MGARVLVVEDAETIRAAVLAGLSGAGMEATGRPDGTTLERDLADFRPDIVVLDVMLPGRDGFALLEVIRRTGTAGVVMLTARDEVDDRLRGLHGGADDYVVKPFALAELTARVTAVLRRTGAAPGVVEIDDLVVDVPAGVVRRGGEPVELTATELRLLDYLVAQRGRVVSKAQILNRVWGWTDYDPNLVEVHVSALRRKLGEPRLLHTVRGIGYVLRADPP from the coding sequence GTGGGTGCACGGGTGCTGGTGGTGGAGGACGCGGAGACGATCCGCGCCGCCGTCCTGGCCGGGCTCAGCGGGGCCGGGATGGAGGCCACCGGGCGCCCGGACGGGACGACGCTGGAACGCGACCTCGCCGACTTCCGCCCGGACATCGTCGTGCTGGACGTGATGCTCCCCGGCCGCGACGGGTTCGCCCTGCTCGAGGTGATCCGCCGGACCGGCACCGCGGGCGTGGTCATGCTGACCGCCCGCGACGAGGTCGACGACCGGTTGCGTGGCCTGCACGGCGGCGCCGACGACTACGTCGTCAAACCGTTCGCCCTCGCCGAGCTGACCGCCCGGGTGACCGCGGTGCTGCGCCGCACCGGAGCCGCGCCGGGGGTCGTCGAGATCGACGACCTGGTGGTGGACGTGCCGGCCGGGGTCGTACGCCGCGGCGGCGAGCCGGTCGAGCTGACGGCCACCGAGCTGCGGCTGCTGGACTACCTGGTCGCCCAGCGCGGGCGGGTGGTGAGCAAGGCGCAGATCCTGAACCGGGTCTGGGGCTGGACCGACTACGACCCGAACCTGGTCGAGGTGCACGTCTCCGCGCTGCGCCGCAAGCTCGGCGAACCGCGGCTGCTGCACACGGTGCGCGGCATCGGCTACGTGCTGCGTGCGGACCCGCCGTGA
- a CDS encoding exodeoxyribonuclease III, which produces MRLATWNVNSAKSRLPRLLPWLDQRAPDVVCLQETKLGDHDFAEELGGPLAERGYEVAHHGQGRWNGVALLSRVGLDDVVRGLPDEPEFGGVAEARAVTATCGGLRVTSVYVPNGREPSDPHYAYKLRWLAALRDLVVAGDPSSTVVAGDMNIAPTDDDVWDRPAFDGATHVTPDERAALAALCEPGLRDVMRERWPDERAFSYWDYRAGRFHKDQGMRIDLILAGSGPAERRAAVWVDRLARKGSGPSDHAPVMLDLDEAPDGDIGPVVPPPSAPAPRKR; this is translated from the coding sequence GTGCGTCTGGCCACCTGGAACGTCAACTCCGCGAAGTCCCGGCTGCCCCGCCTGCTGCCCTGGCTCGACCAGCGGGCACCGGACGTCGTCTGCCTGCAGGAGACCAAGCTCGGCGACCACGACTTCGCCGAGGAGCTCGGCGGGCCGCTGGCCGAGCGCGGCTACGAGGTCGCCCACCACGGCCAGGGCCGCTGGAACGGGGTCGCGCTGCTGTCGCGGGTCGGTCTCGACGACGTCGTGCGCGGGCTGCCCGACGAGCCCGAGTTCGGTGGCGTCGCCGAGGCCCGTGCCGTCACCGCGACCTGCGGCGGGCTGCGCGTCACCTCGGTCTACGTGCCGAACGGGCGCGAGCCGTCGGACCCGCACTACGCCTACAAGCTGCGCTGGCTGGCCGCGCTGCGCGACCTCGTCGTGGCGGGGGACCCGTCGTCGACGGTCGTGGCCGGCGACATGAACATCGCCCCCACCGACGACGACGTCTGGGACCGCCCCGCCTTCGACGGCGCCACCCACGTCACCCCGGACGAGCGCGCCGCCCTGGCCGCGCTGTGCGAGCCCGGGCTGCGCGACGTGATGCGCGAGCGCTGGCCCGACGAACGCGCGTTCAGCTACTGGGACTACCGCGCCGGGCGGTTCCACAAGGACCAGGGCATGCGGATCGACCTCATCCTCGCCGGCTCCGGCCCTGCGGAGCGCCGCGCCGCGGTGTGGGTGGACCGGCTGGCCCGCAAGGGCAGCGGTCCCAGCGACCACGCGCCGGTGATGCTGGACCTCGACGAGGCCCCGGACGGCGACATCGGCCCGGTCGTCCCGCCCCCGAGCGCGCCCGCTCCGCGCAAGCGGTGA